The Arachis ipaensis cultivar K30076 chromosome B07, Araip1.1, whole genome shotgun sequence genome includes a window with the following:
- the LOC107609102 gene encoding microsomal glutathione S-transferase 3, with amino-acid sequence MAASLVELLPKEYGYVVIVLVLYVFLNFYMAFQVGMARKKYNVPYPTLYALESENKQANLFNCVQRGHQNSLETMPIFFMLMIMGGLKHPSVCAGLGLLHVVARYFYFTGYSTGDPAKRLTLGKFHMLAILGLIVCTISCGRSLLDQPTSS; translated from the exons ATGGCAGCATCTCTCGTAGAATTGCTCCCGAAAGAGTACGGTTACGTCGTCATCGTTCTCGTTCTCTATGTCTTCCTCAATTTCTACATGGCATTCCAAGTCGGCATGGCTCGCAAGaa GTACAATGTCCCTTATCCCACCCTTTATGCCCTTGAATCCGAAAACAAACAAGCCAATCTCTTTAACTGTGTTCAG AGAGGACATCAGAACTCTTTGGAAACAATGCCCATATTCTTCATGCTCATGATTATGGGAGGGTTGAAGCACCCTTCAGTTTGTGCGGGCCTTGGGTTGCTTCATGTTGTTGCTCGCTATTTCTACTTCACTGGCTATTCCACTGGTGATCCCGCGAAGCGACTCACTCTCGG GAAGTTTCATATGCTGGCAATTCTGGGTCTTATTGTGTGCACAATTTCATGTGGGCGGAGCCTTCTCGATCAGCCTACTAGCTCCTGA
- the LOC107608611 gene encoding microsomal glutathione S-transferase 3-like isoform X1 translates to MATIIELLPKEYGLVAIVLVIYCFLNLYMAAQVAMARKRYKVPYPTLYASESQNKDAKLFNCIQRGHQNSLETMAIFFMLMILGGLKHPSICGVLGVLYIIARYFYFKGYATGDPINRLKIGRLFFVALVGLMLCAISFGCTLLHRPCSS, encoded by the exons ATGGCGACGATAATTGAGTTGCTCCCAAAAGAGTATGGGCTTGTGGCGATAGTTCTTGTAATATACTGTTTTCTGAACTTGTACATGGCTGCACAAGTGGCCATGGCTCGCAAGAGGTACAAGGTTCCATATCCCACCCTTTATGCTTCTGAATCCCAAAACAAAGATGCCAAACTCTTTAACTGCATTCAG AGAGGGCACCAAAACTCGTTAGAAACAATGGCAATATTCTTCATGCTCATGATTTTGGGAGGGTTGAAGCACCCTTCAATTTGTGGTGTCCTTGGAGTGCTTTATATCATTGCTCGCTATTTCTACTTCAAAGGCTATGCCACCGGTGATCCCATCAACCGTCTTAAGATCGG GAGATTATTTTTTGTGGCGCTTGTGGGTCTAATGCTGTGTGCAATTTCATTTGGGTGCACTCTTCTCCACCGCCCTTGTAGCTCTTAA
- the LOC107608611 gene encoding microsomal glutathione S-transferase 3-like isoform X2, with the protein MATIIELLPKEYRFVAIVLVIYCFLNLYMAAQVAMARKRYKVPYPTLYASESQNKDAKLFNCIQRGHQNSLETMAIFFMLMILGGLKHPSICGVLGVLYIIARYFYFKGYATGDPINRLKIGRLFFVALVGLMLCAISFGCTLLHRPCSS; encoded by the exons ATGGCGACGATAATTGAGTTGCTCCCAAAAGAGTATAGATTTGTGGCGATCGTTCTTGTAATATACTGTTTTCTGAACTTGTACATGGCTGCACAAGTGGCCATGGCTCGCAAGAG GTACAAGGTTCCATATCCCACCCTTTATGCTTCTGAATCCCAAAACAAAGATGCCAAACTCTTTAACTGCATTCAG AGAGGGCACCAAAACTCGTTAGAAACAATGGCAATATTCTTCATGCTCATGATTTTGGGAGGGTTGAAGCACCCTTCAATTTGTGGTGTCCTTGGAGTGCTTTATATCATTGCTCGCTATTTCTACTTCAAAGGCTATGCCACCGGTGATCCCATCAACCGTCTTAAGATCGG GAGATTATTTTTTGTGGCGCTTGTGGGTCTAATGCTGTGTGCAATTTCATTTGGGTGCACTCTTCTCCACCGCCCTTGTAGCTCTTAA